One Papaver somniferum cultivar HN1 chromosome 10, ASM357369v1, whole genome shotgun sequence genomic window carries:
- the LOC113317533 gene encoding protein YLS3-like — protein MAIGMVLIKCMFMMVLSVGFVKSDIDKDREECATQLVVVATCLPYVGGTTKAPTPDCCTGVKQVLTSSKKCLCLLIKDRNDPSLGLKINTTLSLGLPSICKTKSAISECPALLHLSPNSPDAKVFEDFNNIANGNTTASTPPAASKETPKSGSSNAGGSSPPPKNNGGMKINSWLGLKMVGGVLLWCLTSYS, from the exons ATGGCAATTGGGATGGTGCTGATAAAATGCATGTTTATGATGGTTTTGAGTGTGGGTTTTGTGAAATCAGATATAGATAAAGATAGAGAAGAGTGTGCCACACAATTAGTTGTTGTTGCTACATGCCTACCTTATGTTGGTGGAACGACAAAAGCTCCAACGCCGGATTGTTGTACTGGTGTCAAGCAAGTTCTTACTAGTAGCAAGAAATGTCTTTGTCTTCTTATTAAAGACAGGAATGATCCTTCTCTGGGTCTCAAAATCAACACTACTCTTTCTTTAGGACTTCCTTCTATTTGTAAAACCAAATCTGCAATTTCTGAGTGCCCCG CTCTACTGCACTTGTCTCCTAATTCACCTGATGCCAAAGTGTTTGAGGATTTTAATAACATTGCTAATGGTAATACTACTGCTAGTACTCCACCGGCGGCATCCAAGG AAACTCCAAAGAGTGGCAGCAGTAATGCAGGAGGATCAAGTCCACCACCGAAGAATAATGGTGGAATGAAAATAAATAGTTGGTTGGGACTGAAAATGGTGGGCGGGGTTCTTTTATGGTGCTTGACATCATACAGTTGA
- the LOC113316418 gene encoding uncharacterized protein LOC113316418 produces MGKDMASRKLKNMGFPFTLNVPSVGSPAYKLRGKLLIAKKGIRDWNKSSFGNIQTDISTIRKDLLELQISDPTNTTTTTARLKTRLEYLYTLEELYWKDKSREVWLIEGDRNTLYFHRVTLFRRKRNAISWIKNSSNAILTDRDSIGNSFLDYFKNLYSSQPQQFQDEILNDLPVKFSAEDNDTLNLPLTAEEIKNVVFQMGGKKSPRPDGFTDLFYQKHWDIVGEAVLGYYWDIVDVTQTCFRTWNIAKVFNHTNIALIPKVPLAELVSQYRPMGLCNFIYKILSKTLPNRLKPFMNNIISQNQSAFIPKRSISDNIPLANEAIYYVNHNDKVEGTAAVKLDMSKAYDKLEWSFLEKVLRKMGLAENWIKLINQCVSTLSYSVLLNGSPTVFFQPERGLRQGDPLSPYLYIICVEALCSYIDSLQRNKTLKGIKICKNAPEMTHLLFVDDSLLFSSTTTENFTVIKGYPQKYCLASGQEINFDKSGILFSRKLHEHRKALLANILDIQSRYLGEKYLGTPTVFKDSKIQTHMGAFIIPKYLCRQMDAHLCKFWWGESLDPKDRKLHLLGWDTLCSPKSEGGLGFRKAELNNLAMLARNAWKIIENPDCMLAKILKVRYFHRTDFLNAKCPDKCSWTWKCLHAIKELIKPFVSWIVGDESLSTLGVINGFQIWDLLLPTLLPLRTLTLNFCISTSFFTQKTFQQWLMFWLLDQNSRLPDDAQQIFVAILWSLWTSRNNLVFQNVYENHNSVIERPRAMLLTRKNLSVAIFTKPIALNHKWMPPLVGWIKCNTDGAFDDISGDNGAGYVMRGFTSKASFCAAMVFEVSSAEEAEARAIWGVLKKAVEQKMTHIIIESDAKKLVEQFSLGSFDGDSRTNAIFKDIQLFSSNLIACIFSFQPKICNTVAHELA; encoded by the exons ATGGGGAAAGATATGGCATCCAGGAAACTTAAAAACATGGGCTTCCCCTTCACTCTCAATGTTCCTAGTGTTG GATCTCCAGCCTATAAACTAAGAGGTAAGCTTCTTATTGCTAAAAAAGGTATTAGAGATTGGAACAAATCCtcatttggtaatattcaaactgaTATATCTACCATTAGAAAAGATTTGTTAGAGCTACAAATTTCTGATCCCACtaatactactactactactgctAGACTTAAAACTAGATTAGAGTACCTCTATACCCTGGAGGAACTTTACTGGAAAGATAAGTCTAGAGAAGTATGGCTCATTGAAGGTGATAGAAACACACTTTACTTTCATAGAGTCACTCTTTTCAGGAGAAAGAGGAATGCTATTAGCTGGATCAAGAATTCTTCCAATGCTAtcctaactgatagagatagtattgggAATTCTTTCTtagattatttcaaaaatcttTACTCTTCTCAACCCCAACAATTTCAGGATGAAATTTTAAATGATCTGCCTGTAAAATTTTCTGCCGAGGATAATGACACTTTAAATCTTCCCCTCACTGCTGAGGAAataaaaaatgttgtttttcAAATGGGAGGAAAAAAGTCCCCAAGACCAGATGGATTCACAGActtattttatcaaaaacattgggATATTGTTGGTGAAGCTGTATTGGGATATTATTGGGATATTGTTGATGTGACCCAAACCTGCTTCAGAACATGGAATATAGCTAAAGTTTTCAATCATACCAATATAGCTCTTATTCCTAAAGTTCCTCTAGCTGAGTTAGTCAGTCAATATAGACCTATGGGATTATGtaatttcatttacaaaattcTTTCTAAAACTCTTCCTAATAGGCTTAAACCTTTTATGAATAACATCATATCCCAAAACCAAAGTGCCTTCATACCTAAGAGGAGTATCTCTGACAATATTCCCCTTGCTAATGAAGCCATATATTATGTTAATCATAATGACAAAGTTGAGGGCACTGCTGCCgttaaacttgatatgtcaaaagcTTATGATAAATTGGAGTGGTCTTTTCTAGAAAAAGTTTTGAGAAAAATGGGGCTAGCTGAAAATTGGATTAAACTCATAAACCAGTGTGTTTCTACTCTTTCTTATTCTGTTCTCTTAAATGGTAGTCCTACTGTTTTTTTTCAACCTGAGAGAGGCCTAAGGcaaggggatcctttatccccttaCCTATACATTATCTGTGTTGAGGCCCTTTGTTCTTACATAGATAGTCTCCAAAGGAATAAAACTCTTAAGGGTATCAAAATTTGTAAAAATGCTCCAGAAATGACTCATCTCCTGTTTGTTGATGactctcttcttttctcttctacTACTACTGAAAACTTTACTGTTATAAAGGGATATCCTCAAAAGTATTGCCTTGCTTCTGGGCAGgaaattaattttgataaatctggAATTCTATTTAGTAGGAAACTTCATGAACATAGGAAAGCCCTTTTGGCTAACATTCTGGATATCCAAAGCAGATATTTAGGCGAAAAGTACCTTGGTACTCCTACTGTTTTCAAAGAttctaaaatccaaacccatatGGGGGCTTTTATAATCCCAAAGTACCTTTGCAGACAGATGGATGCCCATCTCTGCAAATTCTGGTGGGGAGAATCTCTTGACCCAAAAGATAGGAAGCTCCATCTTTTGGGTTGGGATACTCTGTGCTCCCCTAAATCTGAAGGTGGCTTGGGTTTTAGAAAAGCTGAGCTAAATAATCTTGCCATGTTAGCTAGGAATGCTTGGAAAattattgaaaaccctgattgcaTGTTGGCTAAGATTTTAAAAGTTAGATACTTCCATAGAACTGATTTTCTGAATGCTAAATGCCCTGATAAATGCTCTTGGACCTGGAAATGCCTTCATGCTATTAAGGAGTTGATTAAACCCTTTGTTTCTTGGATTGTTGGGGATGAAAGTTTATCGACccttggtgtgataaatggattccaAATTTGGGATCTGCTACTCCCAACCCTCTTACCCCTCAGGACCCTAACATTAAA TTTTTGCATAAGCACTTCTTTCTTTACTCAAAAAACTTTTCAGCAGTGGCTTATGTTCTGGCTCCTGGATCAAAACTCTAGATTACCTGATGATGCTCAACAAATCTTTGTTGCTATCCTGTGGTCTCTCTGGACCAGTAGAAATAACTTGGTCTTTCAAAACGTgtatgaaaatcataattctgTCATAGAAAGACCCAGGGCAATGCTCCTCACTAGGAAAAACCTTTCTGTTGCTATTTTCACAAAACCTATAGCTTTAAATCACAAATGGATGCCCCCTTTGGTTGGTTGGATCAAATGTAACACAGATGGAGCCTTTGATGACATCTCTGGAGATAATGGTGCAGGTTATGTGATGAGAGGTTTTACTAGCAAAGCCTCTTTCTGTGCTGCTATGGTTTTTGAAGTTTCGTCTGCAGAAGAAGCGGAAGCCAGGGCCATCTGGGGAGTTCTTAAGAAAGCAGTGGAACAAAAGATGACCCATATCATCATTGAAAGTGATGCTAAGAAGCTGGTGGAACAATTCTCTTTGGGTTCCTTTGATGGAGATTCTAGAACAAATGCAATTTTTAAAGACATTCAGTTATTTTCCTCTAATCTAATTGCTTGTATCTTTAGTTTTCAACCTAAAATTTGTAATACCGTTGCTCATGAGCTAGCTTAA